From Corvus moneduloides isolate bCorMon1 chromosome 4, bCorMon1.pri, whole genome shotgun sequence, one genomic window encodes:
- the SHISAL1 gene encoding protein shisa-like-1 isoform X1 has translation MTSCGQQSLNVLMVLLSLLLSAVLSAHFRVCEPYTDYKGRYHFGFHCPRLSDNKSYIFCCHHNNTVFKYCCNETEFQTVMQMNLTGNADGYMHNNYSALLGVWIYGFFVVILLILDLLYYSSMNYDICKFYLARWGIQGKWMTQGQRRWINPAQDPRQTQPQPETQPQTQPQPRTSQTVHTLKGDALSPPLVSFQSTSACVKRAMYVRISMKSI, from the exons tGCTGTCCGCGCATTTTCGGGTCTGCGAGCCGTACACGGACTACAAAGGTCGCTACCACTTTGGTTTTCACTGCCCCCGTCTCTCTGACAACAAATCTTACATCTTTTGCTGTCACCATAACAACACAGTGTTTAAATATTGCTGCAATGAGACAGAATTTCAGACTGTTATGCAGATGAACTTAACAGGGAATGCAGATGGATATATGCATAA cAACTACAGCGCACTGTTAGGAGTGTGGATCTATGGCTTTTTTGTGGTGATCTTACTGATACTGGACCTTTTATATTACTCTTCAATGAACTATGACATTTGCAAATTTTACCTGGCCCGCTGGGGAATCCAGGGAAAGTGGatgacacagggacagagacGATGGATTAACCCTGCTCAGGACCCAAGACAGACACAGCCTCAGCCAGAGACACAGCCTCAaactcagccccagccccgaaCATCACAGACAGTACACACTTTAAAAGGAGATGCTTTAAGCCCACCCCTGGTGTCCTTTCAGAGTACATCTGCCTG CGTTAAGCGGGCAATGTATGTTAGGATCAG TATGAAAAGCATCTGA